From a single Drosophila sulfurigaster albostrigata strain 15112-1811.04 chromosome 3, ASM2355843v2, whole genome shotgun sequence genomic region:
- the LOC133839896 gene encoding S-phase kinase-associated protein 1 — protein MPIIRLESSDKEIFDTDIEIAKCSETIKTALEDLGDESDNSILPLPNVNSAILRKVLHWATYHAQDDPQQAQEDENKEKRTDDISSWDADFLKVDQGTLFELILAANYLNIQGLLDVTCKTCANMIKGKSLQDIRETFAIANDFSPAEEEKVRKENEWCEEK, from the coding sequence ATGCCCATTATTCGCTTGGAATCTTCCGATAAGGAAATTTTTGACACCGACATCGAGATTGCAAAATGTTCGGAGACCATCAAAACGGCACTTGAAGACTTGGGTGATGAAAGCGACAATAGCATATTGCCCCTTCCCAATGTTAACTCGGCCATTTTACGCAAAGTTCTGCACTGGGCCACGTATCATGCTCAGGATGATCCACAACAGGCCCAAGAGGATGAGAATAAAGAGAAACGCACCGATGACATCTCATCTTGGGATGCCGACTTCCTGAAAGTCGACCAAGGCACCTTATTCGAGCTTATTCTAGCGgctaattatttgaatattcaaGGTCTATTAGATGTCACCTGCAAAACCTGCGCCAATATGATCAAAGGAAAGTCGCTTCAGGACATTCGAGAGacttttgccattgccaatgaCTTTTCGCCAGCTGAAGAGGAAAAGGTGCGCAAGGAGAACGAGTGGTGCGAGGAGAAGTAA